The Streptomyces sp. P9-A4 genome contains a region encoding:
- a CDS encoding magnesium and cobalt transport protein CorA, giving the protein MSMIRDLRAAVRPSLLHPLRKTPTAYTSYDPTRDHSASSAVVDCAVYRDGRRIDDRECLTPRGAMSQVRESGGFAWIGLHEPTEAEFAGIAAEFGLHPLAVEDAVHAHQRPKLERYDDTLFTVFKTIHYVEHAELTATSEVVETGEVMCFTGPDFVITVRHGGQGSLRNLRHRLQGEPELLAKGPSAVLHALSDHVVDGYIAVADAVELDIDQLEIDVFSPAAKGSTRGTDTGRIYQLKREVLEFKRAVTPLMRPMQLLSERPMRLVDPDIQKYFRDVADHLARVQEQVVGFDELLNSILQANLAQATVAQNEDMRKITSWAAIVAVPTAVCGVYGMNFDHMPELHWKYGYPMVLTGIIAVCFTIHRTLKRNGWL; this is encoded by the coding sequence ATGTCGATGATCCGTGACCTGCGCGCCGCCGTCCGCCCGAGCCTGCTGCACCCGCTGCGCAAGACCCCGACCGCGTACACCTCGTACGACCCCACCCGCGACCACTCGGCCTCCAGCGCCGTGGTCGACTGCGCCGTCTACCGCGACGGGCGTCGCATCGACGACCGCGAGTGCCTGACGCCGCGCGGCGCGATGAGCCAGGTGCGGGAGAGCGGCGGCTTCGCCTGGATCGGTCTGCATGAGCCGACCGAGGCCGAATTCGCCGGTATCGCCGCCGAGTTCGGGCTGCACCCGCTCGCCGTCGAGGACGCCGTCCACGCCCACCAGCGGCCCAAGCTGGAGCGGTACGACGACACCCTCTTCACCGTCTTCAAGACCATCCACTACGTCGAGCACGCCGAACTCACCGCGACCAGCGAGGTCGTGGAGACCGGCGAGGTCATGTGCTTCACCGGCCCCGACTTCGTCATCACCGTCCGGCACGGCGGCCAGGGCTCCCTGCGCAACCTCCGGCACCGCCTCCAGGGCGAGCCGGAGCTGCTCGCCAAAGGCCCCTCGGCCGTGCTGCACGCCCTCTCCGACCATGTCGTCGACGGCTACATCGCGGTCGCCGACGCGGTCGAACTCGACATCGACCAGCTGGAGATCGACGTCTTCTCGCCGGCCGCGAAGGGCTCCACGCGCGGTACGGACACCGGCCGGATCTACCAGCTGAAGCGCGAGGTGCTGGAGTTCAAGCGGGCCGTCACACCGCTCATGCGCCCGATGCAGCTGCTCAGCGAGCGGCCCATGCGGCTGGTCGACCCCGACATCCAGAAGTACTTCCGGGACGTCGCCGACCACCTCGCCCGGGTCCAGGAGCAGGTCGTCGGCTTCGACGAACTGCTCAACTCGATCCTCCAGGCCAACCTGGCGCAGGCGACCGTCGCGCAGAACGAGGACATGCGCAAGATCACCTCGTGGGCGGCGATCGTCGCCGTCCCCACGGCGGTCTGCGGCGTGTACGGCATGAACTTCGACCACATGCCGGAGCTGCACTGGAAGTACGGCTACCCGATGGTGCTGACCGGCATCATCGCGGTCTGCTTCACCATCCACCGCACCCTCAAGCGCAACGGCTGGCTCTAG
- a CDS encoding Mrp/NBP35 family ATP-binding protein: protein MATEDAVLEALATVNDPEINKPITELGMVKSVEIEPDGKVAVTVYLTVSGCPMRETITQRVTEAVSRVEGVTAVDVSLDVMSDEQRKELAAALRGTGAEREVPFAKPGSLTRVYAVASGKGGVGKSSVTVNLAAAMAADGLKVGVVDADIYGHSVPRMLGADGRPTQVENMIMPPSAHGVKVISIGMFTPGNAPVVWRGPMLHRALQQFLADVYWGDLDVLLLDLPPGTGDIAISVAQLVPNAEILVVTTPQQAAAEVAERAGSIAVQTHQKIVGVVENMAGLPCPHCDEMVDVFGTGGGQRVADGLTRTTGATVPVLGSIPIDVRLREGGDEGKPVVLSDPDSPAGAALRAIAGKLGGRQRGLSGMSLGITPRNKF, encoded by the coding sequence ATGGCTACGGAAGACGCGGTGCTCGAAGCGCTGGCGACGGTGAACGACCCTGAGATCAACAAGCCGATCACTGAGCTCGGCATGGTCAAGTCGGTGGAGATCGAACCGGACGGCAAGGTCGCCGTCACGGTCTACCTGACGGTCTCCGGCTGCCCGATGCGCGAGACCATCACACAGCGCGTGACCGAGGCCGTCTCTCGGGTCGAGGGTGTCACCGCCGTCGATGTCTCGCTGGACGTGATGAGCGACGAACAGCGGAAGGAGCTGGCCGCGGCGCTGCGCGGCACGGGAGCGGAACGCGAGGTGCCGTTCGCGAAGCCCGGATCGCTGACACGGGTGTACGCGGTGGCCTCCGGCAAGGGCGGTGTCGGCAAGTCGTCCGTCACCGTGAACCTGGCCGCGGCGATGGCCGCCGACGGTCTCAAGGTCGGTGTCGTCGACGCCGACATCTACGGCCACAGCGTGCCGCGGATGCTGGGCGCCGACGGGCGTCCGACCCAGGTCGAGAACATGATCATGCCGCCCTCGGCACACGGCGTGAAGGTCATCTCGATCGGCATGTTCACCCCGGGCAACGCCCCGGTCGTGTGGCGCGGCCCGATGCTGCACCGCGCGCTCCAGCAGTTCCTGGCGGACGTGTACTGGGGTGACCTGGACGTCCTCCTGCTCGACCTGCCCCCGGGCACCGGCGACATCGCGATCTCGGTCGCGCAGCTCGTCCCGAACGCGGAGATCCTGGTCGTCACGACCCCGCAGCAGGCGGCGGCCGAGGTCGCCGAGCGGGCCGGCTCGATCGCCGTCCAGACCCACCAGAAGATCGTCGGCGTCGTCGAGAACATGGCGGGCCTGCCGTGTCCGCACTGCGACGAGATGGTCGACGTGTTCGGCACCGGCGGCGGCCAGCGGGTCGCGGACGGTCTGACGCGGACCACGGGCGCGACGGTCCCGGTCCTCGGCTCGATCCCGATCGACGTACGGCTCCGCGAGGGCGGCGACGAGGGCAAGCCCGTCGTCCTGTCCGACCCGGACTCCCCGGCGGGTGCGGCCCTGCGCGCCATCGCCGGCAAGCTCGGCGGCCGTCAGCGCGGCCTCTCCGGCATGAGCCTGGGCATCACGCCGCGCAACAAGTTCTGA
- the sigE gene encoding RNA polymerase sigma factor SigE translates to MVGAPLDTTRADRGGAAAPVDRGGVLRRLLRSAGEPKSVTDTADRFRSTDSAPTTATFASDAESQAWTPPSWEEIVSTHSGRVYRLAYRLTGNQHDAEDLTQEVFVRVFRSLSTYTPGTFEGWLHRITTNLFLDMVRRKQRIRFDALADDAAERLPSREPSPQQVFNDTHFDADVQQALDTLAPEFRAAVVLCDIEGLSYEEIAATLGVKLGTVRSRIHRGRSHLRKALKHRSPEARAERALASVGWEAGTA, encoded by the coding sequence GGCTGCGCCTGTGGATCGGGGAGGAGTGCTTCGGCGTCTTCTCAGGTCGGCGGGTGAGCCGAAATCCGTGACCGACACAGCTGACCGTTTCCGCTCCACCGACTCCGCTCCCACCACCGCGACCTTCGCATCGGATGCGGAATCGCAGGCGTGGACCCCTCCCAGCTGGGAGGAGATCGTCAGCACGCACAGTGGCCGGGTCTACCGGCTCGCGTACCGCCTCACCGGCAACCAGCACGACGCCGAGGATCTGACGCAAGAGGTCTTCGTCCGCGTCTTCCGCTCGCTGTCGACCTACACGCCGGGCACCTTCGAGGGCTGGCTGCACCGCATCACCACCAACCTCTTCCTCGACATGGTCCGCCGCAAGCAGCGCATCCGCTTCGACGCGCTCGCCGACGACGCCGCCGAGCGGCTGCCCAGCCGCGAGCCGTCGCCGCAGCAGGTGTTCAACGACACCCACTTCGACGCCGACGTGCAGCAGGCGCTCGACACCCTCGCGCCCGAGTTCCGCGCCGCGGTCGTCCTCTGCGACATCGAAGGACTGTCGTACGAGGAGATCGCCGCGACCCTCGGTGTGAAGCTCGGCACCGTCCGCAGCCGGATCCACCGCGGTCGCTCCCACCTGCGCAAGGCGCTCAAGCACCGCTCGCCCGAGGCACGGGCGGAGCGTGCCCTCGCCTCCGTCGGATGGGAGGCAGGGACAGCGTGA
- a CDS encoding sec-independent translocase → MFSDIGALELVTLVVLAVLVFGPDKLPKVIQDVSRFIRKVRDFSDSAKEDIRSELGPDFKDFEFEDLNPKTFLRKQLDQNEDLKELKELRGSFDLKKEMNEVADAVHGREPQPSAVTGTPVNGTPVNGSAGAVTAAGGTPDLLKKQDKPDTTERPPYDSDAT, encoded by the coding sequence GTGTTCAGCGACATAGGCGCACTCGAGCTGGTGACGCTCGTGGTCCTCGCCGTGCTCGTCTTCGGGCCGGACAAGCTCCCGAAGGTGATCCAGGACGTCTCGCGCTTCATCCGGAAGGTCCGTGACTTCTCGGACAGCGCGAAGGAGGACATCCGCAGCGAGCTGGGACCGGACTTCAAGGACTTCGAGTTCGAGGACCTCAACCCCAAGACGTTCCTGCGCAAGCAGCTGGATCAGAACGAGGACCTCAAGGAACTCAAGGAGCTGCGCGGCAGCTTCGACCTCAAGAAGGAGATGAACGAGGTCGCCGACGCGGTCCACGGCCGCGAACCGCAGCCGTCCGCCGTCACCGGCACCCCGGTCAACGGCACTCCGGTCAACGGTTCCGCGGGCGCCGTCACGGCCGCCGGCGGCACCCCGGACCTCCTCAAGAAGCAGGACAAGCCGGACACCACCGAGCGTCCGCCGTACGACTCCGACGCGACCTGA
- a CDS encoding MFS transporter, whose protein sequence is MQREEDEGAAGVGILRQPPAVWATAGASVVAFMGIGLVDPILPSIAQGLHATPSQVSLLFTSYFLITAVAMLVTGFVSSRIGGRRTLLAGLALVVVFAALAGTSDSVGQLVGFRAGWGLGNALFVSTSLAVIVGAAAGGSAAAILLYESALGLGMACGPLLGAVLGNASWRYPFFGTAALMAVGFLCITVFLKEQPKPARKVSLLDPIRALGHGGLASAAAAAFCYNYAFFTVLAFTPFVLNMTPYKSGAVFFAWGVLLAVFSVLVAPPLQRRFGSPAVLGGSLVLLAADVVVLGYGSHTTAIVCTVLSGAFIGVNNTVFTELALGVSDAPRPVASAGYNFVRWFAAAAAPYLAPKIEEWSDVHMPFVVAGVAAVLGAVIVRVRRTALTREVGELAPKHATEDGVGVFAN, encoded by the coding sequence ATGCAGAGAGAAGAAGACGAGGGCGCGGCCGGGGTCGGCATCCTGCGCCAGCCGCCCGCCGTCTGGGCCACCGCCGGCGCCTCCGTCGTCGCCTTCATGGGCATCGGACTCGTCGACCCGATCCTCCCGTCGATCGCCCAGGGGCTGCACGCGACCCCCAGCCAGGTGTCGCTGCTCTTCACCTCGTACTTCCTCATCACCGCCGTCGCGATGCTGGTGACCGGCTTCGTCTCCAGCCGCATCGGCGGGCGCAGGACCCTGCTCGCCGGACTCGCGCTGGTCGTCGTCTTCGCCGCGCTCGCCGGCACCTCCGACTCCGTCGGCCAGCTCGTCGGCTTCCGGGCCGGCTGGGGCCTCGGCAACGCCCTCTTCGTCTCGACCTCGCTCGCCGTGATCGTCGGCGCCGCGGCCGGCGGCAGCGCGGCGGCGATCCTGCTCTACGAGTCGGCACTCGGCCTCGGCATGGCCTGCGGGCCGCTGCTCGGCGCCGTCCTCGGCAACGCGAGCTGGCGCTACCCCTTCTTCGGCACGGCCGCCCTGATGGCGGTCGGCTTCCTCTGCATCACGGTGTTCCTCAAGGAACAGCCGAAGCCGGCCCGCAAGGTCTCCCTGCTCGACCCGATCCGGGCGCTCGGCCACGGCGGGCTCGCCTCGGCCGCGGCGGCGGCGTTCTGCTACAACTACGCGTTCTTCACCGTGCTCGCCTTCACCCCGTTCGTACTGAACATGACGCCGTACAAGTCGGGCGCGGTGTTCTTCGCCTGGGGCGTGCTGCTCGCCGTCTTCTCGGTCCTGGTGGCACCCCCGCTCCAACGGCGCTTCGGCTCGCCTGCGGTGCTCGGCGGCTCGCTGGTGCTGCTCGCGGCCGACGTCGTGGTGCTCGGCTACGGCAGCCACACCACCGCGATCGTCTGCACGGTCCTGTCGGGCGCGTTCATCGGCGTCAACAACACCGTCTTCACCGAGCTGGCCCTCGGCGTCTCGGACGCCCCGCGCCCGGTCGCGAGCGCGGGCTACAACTTCGTCCGGTGGTTCGCCGCGGCGGCGGCCCCGTACCTCGCCCCGAAGATCGAGGAGTGGAGCGACGTCCACATGCCGTTCGTGGTGGCGGGCGTGGCGGCGGTGCTCGGCGCCGTGATCGTCCGGGTCCGGCGCACGGCCCTCACCCGCGAAGTCGGGGAACTGGCCCCGAAGCACGCCACGGAGGACGGCGTCGGCGTCTTCGCCAACTGA
- a CDS encoding S1C family serine protease, with the protein MNNGKPNWWSRPSSTPEAARIPSPPPADDVTGPGVGTADGDGDFPLPAPQPPAGDTGGTDVTDSPAPADGPEAPAVAAAPEPTVLLTKGEPAAFTDTAAAADGTSVAPAAPDTAPAPTDTAPAPGPEAPSAEAPAPAQGAPQPLHAPDEYRTPPYGEPGPWAPAPPVQRPPAPVPPQQAHVPPVQPQPLPGAHTHPQGHPQAHAPAGGAPWVQYDPWGAGGPALPPAPAKKSRKGLAVAGALVFALVTGVIGGGIGAYVERNGGITTVELPQADAEDIGRAPDSVAGIAASALPGVVTLHVKGNGSSGTGTGFVLDTKGHILTNNHVVDGAASSEDITVTFSSGESARAKLIGKDTGYDLAVVQVTGVSGLKPLPLGNSDNVRVGDPVVAIGAPFDLSNTVTSGIISAKERPITAGGEKGDGTDISYVDALQTDAPINPGNSGGPLLDSKARVVGINSAIRAAGGSGEGEGAGAGQPGSIGLGFAIPINQGKRVAEELINTGKARHPVIGVSLDMQFNGDGARVGEKGKDGSASVTPGGPAAQAGLRPGDVITKVDGQRVHNGEELIVKIRAHRPGDKLELTLTRNGKELTKTLTLGSSQGT; encoded by the coding sequence ATGAACAACGGGAAGCCGAACTGGTGGAGCCGGCCTTCGAGCACACCGGAGGCGGCGCGGATACCCTCGCCGCCTCCGGCCGACGACGTCACCGGCCCGGGGGTCGGCACCGCTGACGGCGACGGCGACTTTCCGCTGCCCGCGCCCCAGCCGCCGGCCGGGGACACGGGCGGCACGGACGTGACGGACTCGCCGGCCCCGGCCGACGGGCCGGAAGCGCCGGCCGTCGCGGCGGCGCCCGAGCCGACCGTGCTGCTCACCAAGGGCGAGCCGGCCGCGTTCACCGACACCGCCGCCGCGGCGGACGGGACTTCCGTGGCCCCCGCCGCCCCGGACACGGCCCCCGCTCCCACGGACACCGCCCCGGCACCGGGACCCGAGGCCCCGTCAGCAGAGGCCCCCGCCCCCGCGCAGGGCGCCCCGCAGCCGCTGCACGCGCCCGACGAGTACCGGACGCCGCCCTACGGCGAGCCGGGGCCGTGGGCGCCCGCACCGCCCGTACAGCGCCCGCCGGCGCCCGTACCGCCGCAGCAGGCCCACGTGCCCCCCGTACAGCCGCAGCCCCTCCCGGGGGCGCACACCCACCCGCAGGGCCACCCGCAGGCCCACGCGCCCGCCGGTGGCGCGCCCTGGGTGCAGTACGACCCCTGGGGGGCGGGCGGGCCCGCGCTCCCGCCCGCGCCCGCCAAGAAGTCCCGCAAGGGGCTCGCCGTCGCCGGAGCGCTCGTGTTCGCGCTCGTCACCGGAGTCATCGGCGGCGGCATCGGCGCCTACGTCGAGCGGAACGGCGGGATCACCACCGTCGAACTGCCGCAGGCCGACGCCGAGGACATCGGCCGGGCCCCCGACAGCGTGGCCGGGATCGCCGCCAGCGCGCTGCCCGGCGTGGTCACCCTGCACGTCAAGGGCAACGGCTCCTCCGGCACCGGCACCGGCTTCGTGCTGGACACCAAGGGCCACATCCTCACCAACAACCACGTCGTCGACGGCGCCGCGTCCTCCGAGGACATCACGGTGACCTTCTCCAGCGGCGAGAGCGCCCGCGCCAAGCTCATCGGCAAGGACACCGGCTACGACCTGGCCGTCGTCCAGGTCACCGGGGTCTCCGGCCTCAAGCCGCTGCCGCTCGGCAACTCCGACAACGTCCGCGTCGGCGACCCCGTCGTCGCCATCGGCGCCCCCTTCGACCTCTCCAACACGGTCACCTCCGGCATCATCAGCGCCAAGGAGCGGCCGATCACGGCGGGCGGCGAGAAGGGCGACGGCACCGACATCAGCTATGTCGACGCGCTCCAGACCGACGCCCCCATCAACCCCGGCAACTCCGGCGGTCCGCTGCTCGACTCCAAGGCCCGGGTCGTCGGCATCAACAGCGCGATCCGCGCCGCCGGCGGTTCCGGCGAGGGCGAGGGCGCCGGCGCCGGCCAGCCCGGCTCCATCGGCCTCGGCTTCGCCATACCGATCAACCAGGGCAAGCGCGTCGCCGAGGAGCTCATCAACACCGGCAAGGCCCGCCACCCCGTCATCGGTGTGAGCCTCGACATGCAGTTCAACGGCGACGGCGCCCGCGTCGGCGAGAAGGGCAAGGACGGCTCCGCCTCCGTCACGCCCGGCGGCCCGGCCGCCCAGGCCGGACTCCGGCCCGGGGACGTCATCACCAAGGTCGACGGCCAGCGCGTGCACAACGGCGAGGAGCTGATCGTGAAGATCCGCGCCCACCGCCCCGGCGACAAGCTGGAGCTCACGCTGACCCGCAACGGCAAAGAGCTGACAAAGACGTTGACCCTCGGCTCCTCGCAGGGCACCTGA
- a CDS encoding anti-sigma factor family protein: MSGSRSSSPTPAEHHLGDRLAALVDGELGHDARERVLAHLATCARCKAEADAQRSLKSVFASAAPPPPSEGFLARLQGLPGGPGEPGGPGGPGRSGGPRGPLEELLGAGGLKSDGFATAAVVTPHAPHTGFRIHEVGDRVSGGSGRGRRFAFAAASAVSFAAIALGGTLPLEASVSASARGGQGTGSAVTPLRATAAGPGSGTAVSRGTRSGDRSGAQPAEAGQPVAGDPPFSAVPAGLPHGPVSKAGQGTVPAGAVPRDAVRSPTTPMTAVRLQDPVPQSFFALSPFIRPTGPGLQLAFAPGPSPAASPTTGPLGSHR, translated from the coding sequence GTGAGCGGATCGCGTTCCTCGTCGCCGACCCCCGCGGAACACCACCTCGGGGACCGGCTGGCCGCGCTCGTCGACGGCGAACTCGGCCATGACGCCCGCGAGCGGGTCCTCGCCCACCTGGCGACCTGCGCCCGCTGCAAGGCGGAGGCCGACGCACAGCGCAGCCTCAAGAGCGTCTTCGCCTCCGCGGCGCCCCCGCCGCCCTCCGAAGGGTTCCTCGCGCGCCTCCAGGGGTTGCCCGGGGGTCCTGGCGAACCGGGCGGACCCGGTGGCCCCGGACGCTCCGGAGGACCGAGAGGGCCCCTCGAAGAACTCCTCGGCGCCGGCGGACTGAAGTCCGACGGCTTCGCCACCGCCGCGGTCGTCACCCCGCACGCCCCGCACACCGGCTTCCGTATCCACGAGGTCGGCGACCGGGTGTCCGGCGGCTCCGGCCGCGGGCGCCGGTTCGCCTTCGCGGCGGCCAGCGCGGTCTCCTTCGCGGCCATCGCCCTCGGCGGCACCCTGCCGCTGGAGGCCTCGGTGAGCGCGAGCGCGCGCGGCGGCCAGGGCACGGGCAGCGCGGTCACGCCGCTGCGCGCCACCGCCGCGGGTCCCGGCTCGGGCACGGCCGTCTCCCGGGGCACCCGCTCCGGCGACCGGTCCGGCGCTCAGCCGGCCGAGGCCGGACAGCCGGTCGCGGGGGACCCGCCGTTCTCGGCGGTGCCCGCCGGGCTGCCGCACGGCCCGGTGTCCAAGGCCGGTCAGGGCACGGTCCCGGCGGGCGCGGTGCCGCGGGACGCGGTGCGTTCCCCCACGACACCGATGACGGCCGTACGCCTCCAGGACCCGGTCCCGCAGTCGTTCTTCGCCCTGTCGCCGTTCATACGGCCGACGGGTCCGGGGCTCCAGCTGGCCTTCGCCCCCGGGCCGAGTCCGGCGGCGAGTCCGACGACCGGGCCGCTCGGCTCCCACCGCTGA
- a CDS encoding magnesium transporter MgtE N-terminal domain-containing protein encodes MAAGAPRIFVSHLAGVPVFDPVGDQVGRVSDLVAMLRVGRRPPRLLGMVVEVLSRRRVFVPMTRITGVQSGQVITTGVVNMRRFERRPTERLVLGELLDRRVRLVGPGGEEGEEVTVLDVAIQQLPARRDWEIDKVFVRKGKGGVLSRKGETLTVEWSAVTGFSLEEHGQGAESLVATFEKLRPADLANALHHLSPKRRAEVAAALDDDRLADVLEELPEDDQIEIIGKLKEERAADVLEAMDPDDAADLLSELPEEDQERLLTLMQPDDAADVRRLLAYEERTAGGLMTTEPIVLRPDATVADALARVRQQDLSPALAAQVYVCRPPDETPTGKYLGTVHFQRLLRDPPFTLVSSLVDSDLPPLGPDTPLPAVTSYLAAYNMVAAPVVDESGSLLGAVTVDDVLDHLLPEDWRETEFHEEGAGHGG; translated from the coding sequence ATGGCGGCAGGCGCCCCCCGGATCTTCGTCTCCCATCTCGCGGGAGTCCCCGTCTTCGACCCCGTCGGCGACCAGGTCGGCCGGGTCAGCGACCTGGTGGCCATGCTGCGGGTCGGCCGCAGACCGCCCCGGCTGCTCGGCATGGTCGTGGAGGTGCTGAGCCGCCGCCGGGTCTTCGTCCCGATGACCCGGATCACGGGCGTCCAGTCCGGCCAGGTCATCACCACCGGCGTCGTCAACATGCGCCGCTTCGAACGGCGCCCCACCGAGCGGCTGGTCCTCGGCGAACTCCTCGACCGGCGCGTCCGGCTGGTGGGGCCCGGCGGGGAGGAGGGCGAGGAGGTCACCGTCCTCGACGTCGCCATCCAGCAGCTGCCCGCCCGCCGCGACTGGGAGATCGACAAGGTCTTCGTCCGCAAGGGCAAGGGCGGGGTGCTGAGCCGCAAGGGCGAGACGCTGACCGTCGAGTGGTCGGCGGTCACCGGCTTCTCCCTGGAGGAGCACGGACAGGGCGCCGAGAGCCTGGTCGCCACCTTCGAGAAGCTGCGCCCCGCCGACCTCGCCAACGCGCTGCACCACCTCTCCCCCAAGCGGCGCGCCGAGGTCGCCGCGGCGCTCGACGACGACCGGCTCGCCGACGTCCTCGAAGAGCTGCCGGAGGACGACCAGATCGAGATCATCGGCAAGCTGAAGGAGGAGCGGGCGGCCGACGTCCTGGAGGCGATGGACCCGGACGACGCGGCCGACCTGCTGTCCGAGCTGCCCGAGGAGGACCAGGAGCGGCTGCTGACCCTGATGCAGCCGGACGACGCGGCCGATGTGCGCCGCCTCCTGGCGTACGAGGAGCGCACGGCGGGCGGTCTGATGACGACCGAGCCGATCGTGCTGCGGCCGGACGCCACGGTCGCGGACGCGCTCGCCCGGGTCCGACAGCAGGACCTGTCGCCGGCGCTCGCCGCGCAGGTGTACGTGTGCCGGCCGCCGGACGAGACGCCGACCGGCAAGTACCTGGGCACGGTGCACTTCCAGCGGCTGCTGCGGGATCCGCCGTTCACGCTGGTCAGTTCGCTGGTGGACAGCGATCTCCCGCCGCTCGGCCCGGACACCCCGCTGCCGGCCGTCACCAGCTACCTCGCCGCGTACAACATGGTCGCGGCGCCCGTGGTCGACGAGAGCGGTTCGCTGCTCGGCGCGGTGACCGTCGACGACGTCCTCGACCACCTGCTGCCGGAGGACTGGCGGGAGACCGAGTTCCACGAGGAGGGGGCGGGGCATGGCGGCTGA
- a CDS encoding suppressor of fused domain protein, producing the protein MGEVLALVEARLRTALGEPDARAAVTFLGTDRIEVLRFVDGDLVRYATLGMSAQPMADPTAALADPVKGPRAELVLTVRAGLADTDKVLRPLAVLAATPQVEGVIVAPGASLDVGDPLWPGAAFSSVLVAESGGLVEDLDLDEPMDPVRFLPLLPMTSNEAAWKRVHGAQALEERWLARGTDLRDPLRRSVDLD; encoded by the coding sequence ATGGGAGAAGTTCTTGCTCTGGTCGAGGCCCGGTTGCGGACGGCCCTCGGAGAACCGGACGCGCGGGCCGCGGTGACGTTCCTCGGCACGGACCGGATCGAGGTGCTGCGCTTCGTCGACGGCGATCTCGTGCGGTACGCGACCCTCGGCATGTCCGCACAGCCGATGGCCGATCCGACCGCGGCGCTCGCCGACCCGGTCAAGGGTCCGCGCGCCGAGCTGGTCCTGACCGTACGGGCCGGGCTCGCCGACACCGACAAGGTGCTGCGCCCGCTCGCGGTCCTCGCCGCCACCCCACAGGTCGAGGGGGTGATCGTCGCTCCGGGCGCCTCGCTCGACGTGGGCGATCCCCTCTGGCCGGGCGCCGCCTTCAGCTCGGTGCTGGTCGCCGAGTCCGGCGGTCTGGTCGAGGACCTCGACCTGGACGAGCCGATGGACCCGGTGCGCTTTCTGCCGCTCCTGCCGATGACCTCGAACGAGGCCGCGTGGAAGCGGGTGCACGGGGCCCAGGCCCTGGAGGAGCGCTGGCTGGCACGGGGGACGGACCTGCGCGATCCGCTGCGCAGGTCCGTGGATCTGGACTGA
- a CDS encoding DUF6758 family protein has protein sequence MRGEPSCPKCGGRVRAPGLFADSWQCDVHGSVHPLQPVIPPSVEALGVVVHRAQVPVWMPWPLPVGWLFTGVAYAGDDRSGGRATAVACSGPGPLGGIGELLLIAEELGVGLGARYAGIDGPDPGAGMAIEKPPQTKVLAAGRPTPLWHVNGAPQDRAVFAGEACGLWLWAIVWPEQSGLLMYDELVLTDLRDAGAEVELLPCGALTPRLLS, from the coding sequence ATGAGGGGCGAACCCAGTTGTCCGAAGTGCGGTGGCCGGGTCAGGGCGCCCGGACTCTTCGCCGACTCCTGGCAGTGTGATGTGCACGGCTCGGTGCACCCGCTCCAGCCCGTGATCCCGCCCAGCGTCGAGGCTCTCGGTGTCGTCGTGCACCGGGCCCAGGTGCCGGTCTGGATGCCCTGGCCCCTGCCCGTCGGCTGGCTCTTCACGGGCGTCGCGTACGCCGGTGACGACCGCAGCGGCGGACGCGCGACCGCCGTCGCCTGCTCGGGGCCCGGGCCGCTCGGCGGCATCGGTGAGCTGCTCCTGATCGCCGAGGAACTCGGCGTCGGCCTCGGCGCCCGGTACGCCGGGATCGACGGCCCCGACCCCGGCGCGGGCATGGCCATCGAGAAACCCCCGCAGACGAAGGTCCTCGCCGCCGGCCGCCCGACCCCGCTCTGGCACGTGAACGGCGCCCCGCAGGACCGCGCGGTCTTCGCGGGGGAGGCCTGCGGGCTGTGGCTGTGGGCGATCGTCTGGCCCGAGCAGTCCGGTCTCCTCATGTACGACGAGCTGGTCCTGACGGACCTGCGCGACGCGGGCGCCGAGGTCGAACTGCTCCCGTGCGGCGCGCTGACACCGAGGTTGCTGAGCTAA
- a CDS encoding DUF1003 domain-containing protein: MAAERTQERDRERERTGPRIRLDLPRERRARFLPEYDPEAFGRLSERIARFLGTGRFLVWMTLTIIVWVLWNIFAPGPLKFDEYPFIFLTLALSLQASYAAPLILLAQNRQDDRDRVNLEQDRKQNERSIADTEYLTREIAALRMGLGEVATRDWIRSELQDLVRELEERPGLFPSGDSRGSDVPDR, translated from the coding sequence ATGGCGGCTGAGCGCACACAGGAGCGGGACCGGGAGCGCGAGCGGACGGGTCCCCGCATCCGGCTCGACCTGCCGCGCGAGCGGCGGGCCCGGTTCCTCCCGGAGTACGACCCCGAGGCCTTCGGCCGGCTCTCGGAGCGGATCGCCCGGTTCCTGGGGACCGGGCGGTTCCTGGTCTGGATGACGCTGACGATCATCGTCTGGGTCCTGTGGAACATCTTCGCCCCGGGGCCGCTGAAGTTCGACGAGTACCCGTTCATCTTCCTGACGCTGGCGCTGTCCCTCCAGGCCTCGTACGCGGCGCCGCTGATCCTGCTCGCGCAGAACCGGCAGGACGACCGGGACCGGGTCAATCTCGAACAGGACCGGAAGCAGAACGAGCGGTCGATCGCGGACACCGAGTACCTGACCCGGGAGATCGCGGCGCTGCGGATGGGCCTCGGCGAGGTCGCCACCCGCGACTGGATCCGGTCGGAGCTCCAGGACCTGGTCAGGGAGCTGGAGGAGCGCCCCGGTCTATTCCCGTCCGGCGACTCCCGGGGAAGTGACGTACCCGACCGTTGA